Proteins encoded by one window of Haematobia irritans isolate KBUSLIRL chromosome 2, ASM5000362v1, whole genome shotgun sequence:
- the lilli gene encoding AF4/FMR2 family member lilliputian isoform X4, whose product MDMKKLSKPRMDDYEYERKQRREREKSERQQVQTSSSSNREVALFPEPRRVNPSEDDDNIAAKLGDYSKVREYINLYTVGISNSGHRQMPANAVLPGIVPTSPASSASSSLISPLPSSSSSMRLLPPQSSSQSQQPPHHYQQHQQQLRQAPYVKQADNKPPYNGRGGYPGQPVNRSSSGMAPPKGPPSSSSSLMPPTTAHMPNGRQTSSSSANEKSYLGPPAPTMHNGRFSQPSIPKQRQKPAFPSEENDINDILNHVTSTFRPPTMLTAIDATPHNTLMENYNLSEPNKHKYSFDISAKVGAIEPLMDSPPRNEMPAPRFVPPLSAGAPSATQMPSTQSASSNSNSSLSASSSSMSSSTYIAPLPPANASVSANSNVISTSSSSGQSASLLPSSLNSAAYTASPTVPLSPLMGRPKDTGFLKPFKSEKPTPPPLERQNNPVALDLELSESDDDRVKQNRSALNTSDSSPSDSSESGSESSKSEPNQPTPATSHHHLQQQQQMSNALASKKKIGGPGSTAGSSSSSGLGSSAPPSGGSSSSSSNKTPSPSNTTKWQLSRYFNKAPMHQTPTQDVVSPSTTSVMNSVNSMNVANINMPITLRGGAQIIPEQLTNIKNESMLDDNEEDDGDDVVESVPSRRSRSKKDSGKNDTFPHSSLAAASAAFPTRKTPASLSVTPLSPMLTDIKKEASTPHPNLVLGPTQQHMADYLAMNSNQIKHETMVLGGGHTTVTPCDVEGFSNLSSNSNSSDEGTRERLPVCGPGGTLQIPGVPAAITALPRSPPIMQKAAVPNTVTMIPIGPLPSSPPSVAGSRALSATQPTPTRAKKPRKKLKQAQSAALAPDTSDEEQEEIGKQRLTSPAGAATKTITTPGGTKKGRGRPRKTPNQSGNLSSASSASASAKGPTLTAKKDISKKPSPASSTTPSSKESSATARRRMSRLSSTAQEPPVSVTAPVKPLPTTAATKPIPPPSHATPKSKETISNTSDDSSSSSDSSSYSNSKSSSSSSDSESEATKKIAPIGSCPTVSSSSDDDDDVMRQKSTAAALDNAKSNDGKTKATKRIVKKLNPPRKSSLEDLSTASSTKVHNICLSSASSSSSESSAEDFRHGASFVSQQTSTGAAAVASNNTGSGGGGSSSQRSVNQQSPFKVASALSNRNRKHTPCSSAFSSESSAEDNSDSDSGEPTKEKKLKRDKPKSDKNKISTLTRIFKSSNEGGAKKQGQVVIVDQSEEQQQQQQQQKHISPALRGSQENLSAAQNSLQNTPTAQSPRLTPGGQLRSPRSLPMQPLVTQVLTAGCMMATASHRTPDRAPFDRATTSAERKLQQRIKTPTRTPTRTPPTTRTPTPTPTPAAPASAIATTNPPSASPVASVAAPTSLPSRLPSSLICKIDLSRLLHIPAEWHANTYRLYGGQTLSGQNSTPASAGRTPIYDHETILNADLQSCNTQMRLKSSSGGGTGSGGGSGNVTPRSTGNRTPLQATSTISTASERELSHSRESLHEIVKDNGNTGRLSSRSTDGSIGGGGTTPKDLSAQLLPPGPPNGYSSVAAMARGYPSPSALIGGKLGLAGVKHEQMIKHEPDANEYGSCNETKFKPDATSTDPAHIKQELLILKQDYKPSDLLNITEKTAALCSPKDQMQLLDAKPRRKRSSSSSSSPYKEKKRKKEKERDKEKDKEKEKEKDREKDKDREKISLEKDNKERDSNGDSLKTNKTGSLDTDLISSNGQTQKEDVQILSQQFPPTNHERLLPEKSTQQEQNEKSKSNNNNNNDSNGNSNNLMSNVSSTASPAHLENCSTATTVTATTATAQPPQPPASIMPPPSNVGGLLPTMTTTTSSTPSSTSASTAALTPQTTMAMVPPITTISNSSKPTILPTSSSVSGNNNPTTMSKSVASSGNNVTAPVPQVIYRSYFERDDDAISDEFSKDKDNNKFLQEAVQRKHAADREQNTFNQVALYLEAVVYFLLTGAAMEQHSRSEDPAWTMYKDTLSLIKYISSKFRHLQVQSSNQHETHNKVAILSLRCQSLISLKLYKLKRGFCRQVNNLCTEFFKSGKGDIINGNTSSSISPSNSVGSQGSGSNTPPGKIVPQDIHSALHQQNQFFNYLASSHELWDQADRLVRQGNHTDFFIALDHENGPLTLHSNVYEVFRYVQAGLKKLKDEMLIQ is encoded by the exons CATGGATGACTATGAATATGAGCGCAAACAACGAAGAGAACGCGAGAAATCGGAGAGGCAGCAGGTgcaaacatcatcatcatctaatCGCGAGGTAGCACTTTTTCCAGAACCCAGGCGTGTTAATCCCTCTGAAGATGACGACAACATTGCTGCAAAATTGGGTGATTATTCCAAAGTCAGAGAATATATTAATCTATATACGGTGGGCATTTCCAATTCGGGACATCGGCAAATGCCCGCTAATGCGGTGCTGCCAGGAATTGTGCCGACAAGTCCTGCTTCGTCTGCTAGCTCTTCGTTAATATCACCATTACCTTCGTCATCATCCTCAATGCGGCTTCTGCCGCCGCAATCTTCGTCACAATCACAGCAACCGCCACACCACTatcaacaacatcaacaacagTTAAGACAAGCGCCTTATGTTAAACAGGCTGATAATAAACCACCGTATAATGGACGTGGTGGATATCCTGGACAACCTGTGAATCGTTCAAGTAGTGGTATGGCACCACCCAAAGGACCACCGAGTTCTTCAAGTTCTCTAATGCCTCCAACCACAGCTCATATGCCAAATGGACGTCAAACGTCATCTTCGTCAGCGAATGAAAAATCATATCTCGGACCACCAGCTCCCACAATGCACAATGGTCGATTTTCACAGCCCtcaataccaaaacaacgccaaAAACCAGCATTTCCATCTGAG GAGAACGATATCAATGATATTCTGAACCATGTCACGTCTACATTTCGCCCTCCGACAATGCTTACTGCCATCGATGCTACACCGCACAATACTCTAATGGAAAACTATAATCTCAGTGAGCCGAATAAACataaatacagttttgataTTTCGGCAAAAGTAGGTGCGATAGAGCCATTAATGGATTCACCACCCCGAAATGAAATGCCAGCACCCAGATTTGTGCCACCCTTGTCTGCGGGAGCACCATCAGCAACACAGATGCCTTCTACACAATCTGCCTCTAGTAATTCAAACTCCTCCTTGTCCGCCTCTTCCTCATCCATGTCATCTAGCACGTATATAGCTCCACTTCCACCTGCCAATGCATCAGTCTCAGCCAATAGTAATGTAATATCTACCTCCTCTTCCTCTGGGCAGTCTGCTTCGTTGTTGCCATCATCTCTGAATAGTGCTGCCTATACTGCATCACCTACAGTGCCCCTGTCGCCTTTAATGGGCCGGCCAAAGGACACAGGTTTTCTAAAACCATTTAAGTCCGAAAAGCCAACACCTCCGCCTTTAGAAAGACAAAATAATCCGGTGGCCCTGGACTTAGAGCTATCGGAGTCCGATGATGACCGGGTGAAACAAAACCGCTCCGCTTTAAATACAAGTGACAGTTCTCCATCCGATTCCAGTGAATCGGGGAGTGAGTCTTCGAAAAGTGAACCTAATCAACCCACACCCGCTACATCCCATCATCAtttacaacagcaacaacaaatgtcaaatgCCCTTGCATCGAAAAAGAAGATTGGCGGTCCTGGAAGTACGGCTGGCAGTAGCAGTTCATCGGGTCTGGGTTCTTCGGCACCACCCTCAGGCGGTTCATCGTCGTCGTCCTCCAATAAAACCCCTTCGCCATCAAATACAACCAAATGGCAGCTTAGTAGATATTTCAACAAGGCTCCTATGCACCAGACTCCCACCCAAGATGTGGTTTCACCATCTACGACTTCCGTGATGAATTCCGTGAATTCTATGAATGTGGCCAATATAAATATGCCCATTACATTACGTGGTGGGGCTCAAATCATACCCGAACAGTTAACGAATATCAAGAACGAATCGATGCTCGATGACAATGAGGAAGATGATGGCGATGACGTTGTGGAAAGCGTACCATCACGAAGATCGCGATCAAAGAAGGACTCTGGTAAAAATGACACATTCCCCCATTCGAGTTTGGCTGCAGCATCTGCTGCCTTTCCAACACGAAAAACTCCAGCTAGTCTCTCTGTAACACCCTTATCGCCTATGCTAACCGACATTAAAAAGGAGGCTTCCACACCTCATCCCAATTTGGTATTGGGACCAACACAGCAACATATGGCCGATTATTTGGCCATGAATTCGAATCAAATTAAGCATGAGACCATGGTTTTGGGCGGTGGTCATACAACAGTAACTCCATGTGATGTTGAAGGTTTTAGTAATCTATCATCCAATAGCAATAGTAGTGACGAGGGAACTCGAGAACGATTGCCTGTATGCGGCCCAGGAGGCACTTTACAAATCCCAGGCGTTCCGGCCGCAATCACTGCTCTGCCTCGATCACCACCTATTATGCAAAAAGCCGCCGTACCAAATACTGTAACCATGATACCTATAGGACCTCTGCCATCATCGCCTCCCTCTGTTGCTGGGAGCAGAGCACTTTCTGCAACGCAACCAACACCGACAAGAGCTAAAAAGCCTCGCAAGAAATTGAAGCAAGCACAAAGTGCTGCATTGGCGCCGGATACTAGTGATGAAGAGCAAGAGGAGATAGGCAAGCAACGATTAACATCACCTGCAGGGGCGGCTACTAAAACTATAACTACTCCCGGTGGAACGAAGAAAGGAAGAGGGCGACCTCGCAAAACCCCCAATCAGAGTGGTAATTTGAGTTCAGCTTCATCTGCCTCAGCTTCAGCCAAGGGGCCAACTTTAACAGCCAAAAAAGATATCAGCAAAAAACCATCACCTGCCTCTAGTACAACTCCTTCGTCAAAGGAGTCATCAGCTACGGCTCGAAGAAGAATGTCAAGGCTAAGTTCCACTGCACAAGAACCGCCGGTGTCTGTTACAGCACCAGTTAAACCACTTCCTACGACAGCGGCAACCAAGCCGATACCACCACCATCACATGCAACACCAAAGTCTAAAGAAACGATTTCCAACACCAGCGATGATTCCAGTTCTTCGTCGGATTCCTCAtcgtattcaaattcgaaatcatCATCCTCTTCTTCAGATTCAGAATCTGAGGCTACCAAAAAGATAGCTCCCATTGGTTCTTGTCCCACAGTTTCATCATCCTCGGATGATGACGACGATGTTATGAGGCAAAAGTCTACTGCCGCCGCTTTGGACAATGCGAAATCAAACGATGGCAAAACAAAGGCAACAAAACGAATTGTAAAGAAACTAAATCCTCCTCGCAAATCTTCATTAGAGGATCTGTCAACGGCATCATCAACAAAGGTTCACAATATATGCTTGTCTTCAGCCTCATCCTCGTCATCAGAATCATCGGCTGAAGATTTTCGTCATGGTGCATCGTTTGTAAGTCAGCAAACGTCGACAGGCGCCGCGGCAGTGGCATCCAACAATACTGGTAGCGGTGGTGGTGGAAGTTCTTCACAACGTTCGGTAAATCAGCAGTCCCCGTTTAAAGTTGCTAGTGCTTTATCAAACCGTAATCGAAAACACACTCCATGTTCGAGTGCCTTCTCTTCGGAATCGAGTGCAGAAGATAATTCCGATTCAGATTCTGGTGAGCCTACAAAGGAAAAG aaattaaaacgTGATAAGCCTAAaagtgataaaaataaaatcagtaCTTTGACTCGCATATTCAAGTCATCCAATGAAGGTGGTGCTAAGAAACAGGGTCAAGTCGTCATTGTGGATCAATctgaagaacaacaacaacagcaacaacaacaaaaacatatttCCCCAGCTTTAAGAGGTTCGCAAGAGAATTTGTCGGCAGCACAGAATTCTTTGCAAAATACTCCAACGGCACAATCACCCCGTTTAACGCCCGGTGGTCAGCTAAGGTCACCCAGATCTCTTCCAATGCAACCATTGGTCACTCAGGTATTGACTGCGGGCTGTATGATGGCGACAGCCTCACATCGTACACCAGACCGTGCGCCTTTCGACCGTGCCACCACAAGTGCGGAAAGGAAATTACAACAACGTATAAAGACTCCAACAAGGACTCCGACCCGAACACCGCCCACAACAAGGACACCAACACCCACACCCACACCCGCCGCCCCTGCATCAGCCATTGCAACGACAAATCCACCAAGTGCTTCTCCGGTTGCTTCGGTGGCTGCGCCTACATCACTGCCCTCACGCTTACCATCGTCGTTGATATGTAAAATTGATCTCTCCCGTTTGTTACACATACCCGCAGAATGGCATGCGAATACTTATCGTTTGTATGGTGGCCAGACTTTAAGTGGTCAAAACTCAACACCTGCTAGCGCTGGACGCACTCCAATCTACGATCATGAAACAATACTCAATGCTGATCTGCAATCTTGTAATACACAAATGCGTTTGAAATCATCTTCCGGGGGTGGCACTGGCAGTGGTGGTGGTAGCGGTAATGTAACCCCAAGAAGCACGGGAAATCGTACACCACTCCAAGCTACTTCGACAATATCTACAGCATCGGAAAGAGAACTATCGCATTCAAGGGAAAGTTTACATGAAATTGTCAAAGATAATGGTAATACAGGTCGCCTAAGTAGTCGTTCAACAGATGGCAGCATTGGTGGAGGTGGAACAACACCAAAAGATCTTAGTGCACAGTTATTGCCTCCAGGCCCTCCAAATGGCTACAGTTCTGTAGCTGCTATGGCTCGGGGATATCCATCTCCTAGTGCCCTCATAGGGGGTAAACTCGGCTTAGCCGGGGTGAAACACGAACAAATGATCAAACATGAGCCTGATGCCAATGAATACGGCAGTTGTAATGAGACAAAATTCAAGCCGGATGCCACTTCTACAGATCCAGCACACATCAAACAAGAATTGCTAATACTCAAACAGGATTACAAGCCCAGTGATTTGTTGAATATTACAGAGAAAACTGCTGCATTATGTTCGCCAAAAGATCAAATGCAATTGCTAGATGCTAAACCACGACGTAAACGAAGTTCCAGTTCTAGTTCAAGTCCTTATAAAGAAAAGAAACGGAAAAAGGAAAAGGAGAGAGATAAAGAGAAGGACAAAGAGAAGGAAAAAGAAAAAGACAGGGAAAAAGATAAAGATAGAGAGAAGATTTCATTGGAAAAAGATAACAAGGAAAGGGATTCGAATGGAGATTCATTAAAGACTAACAAGACAGGCTCTCTAGACACCGATTTGATTAGTTCCAATGGACAGACTCAG AAGGAAGATGTCCAAATACTAAGTCAACAGTTTCCTCCCACCAATCATGAGCGGTTACTGCCCGAAAAATCAACGCAGCaggaacaaaatgaaaaatcaaaaagtaacaacaataacaataatgacAGTAATGGCAACAGTAATAATTTAATGAGTAACGTTTCAAGTACTGCCAGTCCTGCGCATTTGGAAAATTGTAGCACTGCGACAACGGTTACAGCAACTACTGCAACAGCACAACCACCTCAACCTCCTGCGTCAATAATGCCACCACCATCTAATGTAGGCGGACTGTTGCCAACAATGACGACAACAACATCCTCAACGCCTTCATCTACGTCTGCATCCACTGCAGCATTAACACCACAAACGACAATGGCAATGGTACCACCAATCACTACCATATCCAATTCCTCCAAGCCCACAATATTACCCACATCGTCTTCAGTTTCGGGCAACAATAATCCTACAACAATGTCAAAAAGTGTGGCCAGCAGTGGTAATAATGTTACAGCGCCAGTACCACAAGTTATATACCGTTCCTATTTTGAGCGTGATGATGATGCGATAAGCGATGAATTCAG CAAAGACAAGGATAACAATAAATTTCTTCAAGAGGCTGTCCAACGAAAGCATGCAGCAGATCGTGAACAAAATACATTCAATCAAGTTGCTTTGTATTTGGAGGCAGTGGTCTATTTTCTATTAACAGGAGCAGCCATGGAACAACACAGTCGTTCTGAAGATCCAGCATGGACCATGTACAAGGACACATTGTCATTGATTAA atatatttcatccaaatttcgtCACTTACAAGTGCAGTCATCAAATCAACACGAAACTCACAACAAAGTTGCTATATTGAG TCTTCGCTGTCAATCGTTGATTTCTCTCAAGCTGTATAAACTCAAAAGAGGTTTCTGCCGTCAAGTCAATAATCTATGCACGGAATTCTTTAAATCCGGCAAAGGTGATATTATTAATGGTAACACATCGTCTTCGATATCTCCATCAAATTCGGTAGGTTCACAG